From Salvia splendens isolate huo1 chromosome 3, SspV2, whole genome shotgun sequence, a single genomic window includes:
- the LOC121794431 gene encoding sulfate transporter 3.1-like translates to MGNADNGEYGSAASHRVAHPPPQPFVTSLRNTLKETLFPDDPLRQFKNQPARRKVVLGLQYFFPILEWGPRYTLDSFKSDLIAGITIASLAIPQGISYAKLANLPPILGLYSSFVPPLIYAVMGSSRDLAVGTVAVGSLLMGSMLGTVVNASEVPKLYLHLAFTATFVAGLFEAALGIFRLGFIVDFLSHATIVGFMSGAATVVCLQQLKGLLGLDHFTHATDVLSVMRSVFTQTHKWRWESAALGLVFLFYLMLARYFSKKKAKLFWISAMAPLTSVIMATIFVYFTHVEKHGVQVIGELKKGINPSSVMDLNFDSKYLPVAIKTGIVTGIIALAEGIAVGRSFAMFKNYHIDGNKEMIAFGMMNIAGSCTSCYLTAGPFSRSAVNFNAGCKTAVSNIVMALAVMITLLFLTPLFHYTPIVVLSSIIIAAMLGLIDYQAAIHLWHVDKFDFFVCITAYVGVVFSSIEVALVLAIGLSIMRILLFVARPKTLLLGNIPDSKVFRNIDHYQNARNVPGVIILEIDSPIYFANSNYLRERILRWIIDEEERLKSLKETSLQYVVLDMSAVGNIDTSGISMLDEVKKIVDRRGLKLMMVNPGAEVMKKLNKSKILETIGEEWIFLTVGEAVGACNYMLHSCTQQMKSHESDKQYNNV, encoded by the exons ATGGGCAACGCCGATAATGGCGAGTACGGCTCCGCGGCCAGCCACCGCGTGGCCCACCCTCCGCCACAGCCGTTCGTGACGTCGCTGAGGAACACTTTAAAGGAGACTCTCTTCCCGGACGACCCCCTCCGGCAGTTCAAGAACCAGCCAGCACGGAGGAAGGTCGTCCTCGGCCTGCAGTACTTCTTCCCGATCCTCGAGTGGGGCCCACGTTACACGTTGGACTCGTTCAAGTCCGACCTCATAGCCGGGATCACCATAGCTAGCCTAGCCATACCGCAGGGGATAAGTTACGCCAAGCTTGCCAACTTACCCCCTATCCTTGGCCTAT attcgAGCTTCGTCCCGCCTTTGATTTATGCTGTGATGGGGAGCTCGAGGGATTTGGCAGTCGGAACCGTAGCCGTCGGATCGTTGCTGATGGGTTCGATGTTAGGAACGGTGGTGAATGCTAGTGAAGTGCCTAAGCTCTATCTTCATCTTGCTTTCACTGCCACATTTGTTGCTGGCCTATTTGAAGCTGCCTTAGGCATTTTCAG GCTAGGGTTTATAGTGGATTTCCTATCCCATGCAACGATAGTAGGATTCATGAGCGGAGCCGCGACGGTGGTGTGCCTTCAACAGCTCAAAGGCCTGCTCGGGCTTGACCATTTCACCCACGCCACTGATGTTTTATCTGTCATGCGTTCTGTTTTTACTCAAACTCATAAG TGGAGATGGGAAAGTGCTGCGCTGGGATTAGTTTTCCTTTTCTACCTCATGCTTGCTAGATACTTT AGCAAAAAGAAGGCAAAGTTATTTTGGATATCAGCAATGGCTCCATTAACATCGGTGATAATGGCAACTATTTTTGTGTACTTCACCCATGTAGAGAAACATGGTGTCCAAGTG ATCGGAGAGCTAAAAAAGGGGATTAATCCATCTTCAGTGATGGATTTGAACTTCGATTCGAAATACCTACCGGTAGCAATCAAAACAGGCATAGTCACAGGCATCATAGCTCTCGCT GAAGGAATAGCAGTAGGGAGAAGCTTTGCCATGTTCAAGAACTACCATATCGATGGCAACAAAGAGATGATTGCTTTCGGGATGATGAACATCGCCGGCTCTTGCACTTCTTGTTACCTCACCGCAGGCCCATTTTCAAGATCCGCGGTCAACTTCAACGCCGGCTGCAAAACTGCAGTCTCAAATATAGTGATGGCCTTGGCTGTAATGATCACATTATTATTCCTAACTCCATTGTTCCACTACACGCCTATCGTCGTCCTATCCTCCATCATCATCGCTGCCATGCTCGGCCTCATTGACTACCAGGCAGCAATCCATCTATGGCACGTCGACAAATTTGACTTCTTCGTCTGCATCACTGCCTATGTTGGCGTCGTCTTCTCCAGCATCGAAGTCGCCCTTGTCCTAGCG ATTGGACTATCTATTATGAGAATACTATTGTTTGTTGCAAGGCCCAAAACATTACTTTTGGGTAATATTCCAGATTCAAAGGTTTTTAGGAATATTGATCACTATCAAAATGCAAGAAATGTTCCTGGAGTTATCATTCTTGAGATTGATTCTCCAATCTACTTTGCGAATTCCAACTATTTGAGGGAAAG AATTTTAAGATGGATTATTGACGAGGAAGAAAGATTGAAATCACTTAAAGAAACAAGCTTGCAGTATGTTGTACTTGACATGAGTG CCGTTGGGAACATTGATACGAGTGGGATCAGCATGCTCGATGAGGTCAAGAAGATCGTTGATCGAAGAGGGCTAAAG TTGATGATGGTGAATCCTGGAGCAGAGGTGATGAAGAAGCTAAACAAGTCGAAAATCTTAGAAACAATAGGAGAAGAATGGATATTTCTGACAGTGGGAGAGGCTGTTGGAGCATGCAATTACATGCTTCATAGTTGTACCCAACAAATGAAGTCTCATGAATCGGACAAGCAGTATAACAATGTGTGA